One segment of Caldanaerobius polysaccharolyticus DSM 13641 DNA contains the following:
- a CDS encoding ABC transporter substrate-binding protein gives MSKIFLKGKAIIAMLLVIAVLAFAGCSGSSTKNSSTNGNKKQVVLTLWYPWAGPDGDAVVSLAKEYSKTHPNVQIKAQMVSGAGIAATQGGGQGKFLSAVAAGNPPDLVLYWGQDALPGLADQGAIIPLDDYLKDVDTSKFFEAAYNAMKYNGKIYGLPEMVNVRVLFWNKDLFKQAGLDPNTPPKTIAELDQMAAKLTKTKNGAIEQMGFIPWIGQGVPHVMAGVFGTSLVDSNGNPILSPDKNPQLLNLLKWEVSYSDKYGAMNINKFIAGMSQNSSQANDPFILGKVAMMISGEWQINANKQYNPKLNFGVGPIPQAPGGKPMPSLMDGNTWMIPKGSKHPQEAMDFIKWTMDPQRIANTADKVYNIAPIVEAAKMQKLNNDPYFKEVLNVAQKGSIYYTPAAKGMLSTETAANNAFQAAQYKKSTPEQALKNAQAEAEKSLSQ, from the coding sequence ATGTCAAAGATTTTCCTCAAAGGGAAAGCGATAATCGCTATGTTGTTGGTTATCGCGGTGTTAGCGTTTGCTGGTTGCAGCGGTTCTTCTACCAAAAATAGTAGCACAAATGGGAATAAAAAGCAAGTCGTATTAACCCTGTGGTATCCATGGGCTGGACCTGATGGGGATGCGGTTGTGAGCTTGGCTAAGGAATATTCTAAAACCCATCCCAACGTACAGATAAAGGCCCAGATGGTAAGCGGTGCTGGAATTGCGGCTACTCAGGGAGGTGGGCAGGGTAAATTCCTGTCAGCTGTAGCAGCAGGCAATCCCCCGGATTTAGTGCTTTACTGGGGACAGGATGCGTTGCCGGGTCTTGCAGACCAGGGCGCTATAATACCTCTTGACGATTACCTTAAGGATGTTGACACGTCGAAGTTCTTTGAAGCTGCTTATAATGCCATGAAGTACAATGGTAAAATATATGGCCTTCCTGAGATGGTAAACGTCAGGGTGCTTTTCTGGAACAAAGATCTTTTCAAACAAGCAGGACTAGATCCTAATACGCCTCCCAAGACTATAGCTGAGTTGGACCAGATGGCGGCAAAACTGACCAAGACTAAAAACGGCGCGATTGAGCAGATGGGATTTATACCGTGGATAGGACAAGGTGTACCGCACGTTATGGCAGGGGTTTTTGGTACAAGCCTTGTTGATTCCAATGGCAATCCGATTCTTTCACCAGATAAAAATCCTCAGCTTTTGAATCTTTTGAAATGGGAAGTCAGTTACAGCGATAAGTACGGCGCTATGAATATAAACAAGTTTATAGCTGGCATGAGCCAAAACTCATCGCAGGCCAATGACCCGTTTATTTTGGGTAAGGTGGCTATGATGATTAGCGGAGAATGGCAGATAAATGCCAATAAACAGTACAATCCAAAGCTTAACTTTGGCGTTGGGCCTATACCTCAGGCGCCAGGTGGCAAGCCTATGCCCTCGCTGATGGACGGGAATACCTGGATGATACCAAAGGGATCCAAACACCCGCAAGAAGCTATGGACTTTATAAAGTGGACGATGGATCCTCAGAGGATAGCTAATACGGCAGACAAGGTGTATAATATCGCTCCTATAGTTGAGGCTGCCAAGATGCAAAAGCTGAATAATGATCCTTATTTCAAAGAGGTATTAAACGTTGCACAAAAAGGATCAATTTACTATACACCTGCGGCTAAAGGAATGCTTTCTACAGAGACAGCTGCAAACAATGCATTCCAGGCAGCTCAGTACAAGAAGTCTACGCCAGAACAGGCGCTGAAAAACGCCCAGGCGGAGGCTGAGAAGAGCTTATCACAGTGA
- a CDS encoding LacI family DNA-binding transcriptional regulator has product MGRVRLEDIAAVVGVSKNTVSKALRGAGGVSAEMREKIRETALKMGYRRVRDLDKEVENITVLCRESFFGEPTFWSSILYGIENSARNRNIKLSVTAVDAEDEENLNIPYAINKETTNGIIIVGTLNDGFIKKIKALGIPIVVIDHYSEEIQCDYINSANKKGIYEALKYLYKSGHRKIGFIGNNEWAYSFRERYESFIYYAKKFNIEVDEDYIWLDISLKRTDFIEDMDYFKRKIKYSEKFPSAWICSNDKIALAFIKNLMDLGISVPDKVSVIGFDDIEIARISHPRLTTLNVPKQAMGERAVSQLLFRISNEDKPYEFIELNTSLIVRDSTKGVF; this is encoded by the coding sequence GTGGGCAGAGTGAGATTGGAGGATATCGCGGCCGTAGTTGGCGTTTCAAAGAATACGGTATCAAAGGCACTGCGAGGCGCGGGCGGTGTTAGCGCTGAGATGAGGGAGAAGATACGTGAGACTGCTCTCAAGATGGGATACAGGAGAGTCAGAGATCTGGATAAAGAGGTTGAGAATATCACTGTGCTGTGCCGCGAAAGCTTCTTTGGCGAGCCCACTTTCTGGTCAAGTATATTGTACGGCATAGAGAATTCCGCAAGGAATAGAAATATAAAGCTGAGCGTAACCGCTGTGGATGCAGAGGATGAGGAAAACCTTAATATACCTTATGCTATAAATAAAGAGACGACAAACGGTATTATAATCGTGGGGACTTTAAACGACGGATTTATAAAGAAAATTAAGGCATTGGGTATCCCCATTGTGGTAATTGACCATTACAGCGAAGAGATCCAATGTGATTACATCAATTCGGCTAACAAAAAAGGCATATACGAAGCTTTAAAATACCTTTATAAAAGTGGACACAGGAAAATAGGTTTTATCGGCAACAATGAATGGGCCTACAGTTTTAGAGAGAGATATGAATCCTTTATTTATTACGCGAAAAAATTTAATATTGAAGTAGATGAAGACTATATATGGCTAGATATCAGTTTGAAGAGGACGGATTTTATCGAAGATATGGATTATTTTAAGAGAAAGATCAAATACAGTGAAAAATTTCCCAGTGCGTGGATATGTTCCAATGACAAGATAGCCCTCGCTTTTATAAAAAACCTTATGGATTTAGGGATAAGTGTACCTGATAAGGTGTCGGTTATAGGTTTTGACGACATAGAGATAGCGAGGATTTCCCATCCCAGGTTGACTACTTTGAACGTACCTAAACAGGCAATGGGAGAGAGGGCTGTAAGCCAGCTGCTTTTTAGGATTTCCAATGAGGACAAGCCCTATGAGTTTATAGAACTGAACACCAGCTTGATTGTAAGGGATTCGACAAAAGGGGTTTTTTAA
- a CDS encoding glycoside hydrolase family 5 protein: protein MKKYGFNFQWMYVWEEGREPQPPDKKALDFLVETGFNFVRIPVDYRFWTRNFDYFNPDEKVFEHIDLYLMECSARNIHMCLNLHRAPGYCINRNDIERDNLWLDKRAQDGFVYQWELFAKRYKGVPSKFLSFDLVNEPPNIGQYGLTRENHASLIIRTVEAIRKIDPDREIVIDGLGGGNIAMPELAHLGVVHSGRGYQPMALTHYQASWWDGHKGLPQPDYPDLLWEGKVWNKDTLREYYKPWRDLQQKGVNVHIGEFGCFNKTSNDVAIRWFEDVLSLYKEFEWGYSLWNFKGPFGIVEHGRPGAKYEYYRGFKVDRELLDLLVENRV from the coding sequence ATGAAAAAATATGGCTTTAACTTCCAATGGATGTATGTATGGGAGGAGGGAAGAGAACCCCAGCCTCCTGATAAAAAAGCGTTGGATTTTTTAGTGGAGACGGGATTTAACTTTGTCAGAATACCCGTTGATTATAGATTTTGGACGAGAAATTTTGATTACTTTAACCCTGATGAAAAAGTTTTTGAGCATATCGATTTATACCTTATGGAATGCAGCGCTAGGAACATTCACATGTGTTTGAATTTGCACAGGGCTCCTGGTTATTGCATAAACCGCAACGATATAGAGCGCGACAACTTGTGGCTGGATAAAAGAGCGCAAGACGGCTTTGTATACCAGTGGGAGCTTTTTGCAAAGCGGTACAAAGGAGTTCCTAGCAAGTTTTTGAGCTTTGATCTCGTAAATGAACCTCCTAATATCGGCCAATACGGCTTGACAAGAGAAAACCATGCTTCTCTTATAATTCGTACGGTAGAAGCCATACGCAAAATAGATCCTGACCGCGAAATAGTGATAGACGGTTTGGGAGGTGGAAATATCGCCATGCCAGAGCTGGCCCATTTAGGTGTTGTGCACAGCGGCAGAGGTTATCAACCTATGGCTTTGACTCATTATCAGGCTAGCTGGTGGGATGGCCACAAAGGTTTACCCCAACCCGATTATCCTGATTTATTGTGGGAAGGTAAAGTATGGAACAAGGATACGTTACGAGAGTACTATAAACCATGGCGTGATTTGCAGCAAAAAGGAGTTAATGTGCACATAGGGGAATTTGGATGCTTTAATAAGACCTCTAACGATGTGGCTATTAGGTGGTTTGAAGATGTGTTGAGCCTGTATAAGGAGTTTGAATGGGGATATTCCCTGTGGAATTTTAAAGGGCCTTTTGGGATTGTAGAGCATGGCCGTCCAGGTGCCAAATATGAATATTATCGCGGTTTCAAAGTAGATAGAGAATTGCTGGATTTGCTTGTGGAGAATAGAGTATGA
- a CDS encoding class I SAM-dependent methyltransferase, whose protein sequence is MGFYEEISKYYDDIFPVQESQIKLVQSVFSSGFKVLDVACGSGTYTIELAKRGYNMAGIDLSPDMIDIALKKTAEQNLIIDFRVGDMTDLSHIGEKSFDGVMCMGNSLVHLNDEMSVLKALKEFRRVLKENGKLLLQIINFDRVLKHHIESLPVITNPEKDLVFIRKYHIDQKGYVDFITNLTVGNRTFENTIKLLPIQSETLKHLLSKAGFGNATFYGGFDKSPFDSDKSFILIAEAL, encoded by the coding sequence ATGGGTTTTTATGAAGAGATCAGCAAATACTACGACGACATCTTCCCTGTACAAGAAAGCCAGATAAAATTGGTACAAAGCGTCTTTAGCTCAGGATTCAAAGTTCTGGATGTGGCTTGCGGTTCAGGCACATATACTATTGAGCTGGCAAAAAGAGGTTACAACATGGCGGGCATTGATTTAAGCCCTGACATGATAGACATCGCATTAAAAAAAACCGCTGAACAAAACCTGATAATTGATTTTCGCGTAGGGGATATGACAGATCTTTCGCATATAGGCGAAAAGAGTTTTGATGGTGTAATGTGCATGGGAAATTCATTGGTCCATTTAAACGATGAGATGAGTGTTTTAAAAGCGCTTAAAGAATTCCGCAGGGTCTTAAAAGAAAACGGAAAATTACTTCTTCAGATCATCAACTTTGACAGGGTGCTAAAACACCACATTGAGAGCTTGCCTGTTATCACTAATCCGGAAAAGGATCTGGTATTTATAAGAAAATATCATATAGACCAAAAAGGGTATGTGGACTTTATAACCAATTTAACCGTGGGCAACCGCACATTTGAAAACACCATAAAGCTATTGCCCATCCAAAGTGAAACACTAAAACACCTTCTGTCCAAAGCCGGTTTTGGAAACGCCACCTTTTATGGCGGGTTTGACAAAAGCCCTTTTGACAGCGATAAATCATTTATCCTTATCGCCGAAGCGCTCTAA
- a CDS encoding TVP38/TMEM64 family protein, whose translation MGYKIKKLKGYIAGTILFVGVFTFFAMRYGHSLALLASNPEKFRLWIEGYGSKGFLVYIAVQIVQVVVFVIPGEVIQIAGGYVYGAMMGSILSVVGITLGSVICFEIARVLGYSALKKVISPERLSKLKDFINNPKGEIALFLLFLIPGMPKDALSYVAGVTPISFWKYLFITLLARLPGIVFSSYIGASMYERNFLVVALLSAIAVLLFIAGALKKDYIMKRIGKFAPLERFGDKDK comes from the coding sequence ATGGGGTATAAGATAAAAAAACTTAAAGGCTATATTGCAGGGACTATCTTATTTGTGGGCGTTTTCACCTTTTTTGCCATGCGGTATGGGCACAGTCTGGCCCTTCTGGCGTCAAATCCGGAGAAGTTCAGGTTGTGGATTGAAGGATATGGCAGCAAGGGATTTCTGGTTTACATCGCCGTTCAGATAGTTCAGGTGGTGGTTTTTGTCATACCAGGGGAAGTCATACAGATAGCTGGCGGGTATGTTTATGGAGCGATGATGGGTTCGATTTTGTCGGTAGTGGGCATCACGCTGGGATCTGTTATATGCTTTGAGATAGCCAGGGTTTTAGGTTACAGTGCATTAAAAAAAGTGATCTCTCCTGAGAGGTTATCTAAGCTCAAGGATTTTATAAATAATCCCAAAGGGGAGATCGCGCTTTTTTTGCTGTTTCTCATCCCGGGTATGCCTAAAGACGCGTTGTCCTATGTAGCAGGTGTTACCCCTATATCATTTTGGAAGTATTTGTTTATTACCTTACTGGCGCGTTTGCCTGGCATTGTGTTTTCATCGTATATAGGCGCCAGCATGTACGAAAGAAATTTTCTTGTGGTCGCATTGCTGTCCGCGATAGCTGTGCTGCTTTTTATCGCAGGGGCGTTAAAAAAAGACTATATAATGAAGCGCATTGGAAAATTTGCTCCTTTAGAGCGCTTCGGCGATAAGGATAAATGA
- a CDS encoding PaaI family thioesterase, whose product MEAINTGLDKAVFKKIMSINERMSFQNYIGIKTKEVGKNYAILQLTFGEDHANTAGIAHGGVTATLLDAAMGMAAFTTGKDVVTLEMKINFVAPGKIGSTVTAEGRVLHNGNRTVVTEGRIISESGEVLALATGTYFAVG is encoded by the coding sequence ATGGAAGCAATAAATACAGGTTTGGATAAAGCTGTTTTTAAAAAGATAATGTCTATCAATGAAAGGATGAGTTTTCAGAATTATATTGGCATTAAAACAAAGGAAGTGGGAAAAAATTATGCCATATTGCAGTTGACATTTGGCGAAGACCACGCCAATACAGCGGGAATTGCTCACGGTGGGGTTACTGCCACGCTTTTAGATGCGGCGATGGGTATGGCCGCTTTTACTACTGGTAAGGACGTAGTTACGCTGGAGATGAAAATAAATTTTGTAGCACCGGGCAAAATAGGAAGTACAGTGACAGCTGAAGGTAGGGTATTGCACAATGGGAATAGGACCGTTGTCACGGAGGGAAGGATAATCAGCGAAAGCGGTGAGGTGTTAGCTTTGGCCACGGGCACTTATTTTGCCGTGGGATAA